In Silene latifolia isolate original U9 population chromosome 6, ASM4854445v1, whole genome shotgun sequence, the genomic window cgaaatacaaataaaagggtacaaaagattggtctctcaataacttaatgagagaccgtctctcctaaGTTTTAGTGTAATAAGAAATGGGACAAAATTAGAATAGCACCAGAATATAAATTCAACAACTTTTATATGCTTTACTAAGTTCACTAATATACAAAATGCATTCCACACTAATCAAAGAATGCATAAACTAATATCAAATTAAATACTATTATCCATTTAATGTAACCATGGTATAGACGCATTTTACTTTTTCACGGACTTTTTGCCATTTGTTTTCCATACCTTACCCTTCccccaaaaaacaaaaaaaaaaacactctcTAATTCCGTTTCACACAAAATTAATCAATCCGTAGATTAATCAACTATGCACGCTAGTTCTCATGTCGATCAAGTAATAATCTCTTTTTTATTTAATTCATTAACGATGTTATAGGTAGATTAATTAGActaatgaaattagggtttgtaaaAATAATTGTCAATTGAAAATTTATGGTCTAAATCTTGCGTCGTGGTTGCGGTGCTAGTTCTTCAAGCTCTTTTATATTCATGTATGGATAACTACCGCATCAAAGTAGTTGTACTACTTTTCAATTGCTTTAGTGGAAAATGCACATGTACATTTTACAAGTTTTTATGCAATCGTTCTACTTTTCAATTGCTTTACTGCGTCTTTACTTTTGTAATCACCGACATTTACTAttttcattatttttattttgagACTCGGACTCAGAATCGGATGAGTTTGAGGAATTTCCTGCAAAAATAATAGTTACCGGTCTAAGAGCGTCGTTAAGACCGGCCGAGGGTGCAAAGAAGACGGCGGTGAGGCCGTGAGGGTGGTGGATGGTGGTTGTCGGGTATTGGTTAATGGTTAGAGTAAAGAGTAAATGAAGAAGATTGAAAGAGAATGAAAAAGGGTAgtaaaataaaatcattaaaacAAAAGGGGTATTATGGTCATTTACGTCCATGAATGAGTAAAACTCGTAcatgaatgagcaccaccctTTAACTATTATTCAACATCGGTAAACGAACAGAAAGAAATGTAATCTGTTAATTATATAACCACCAAACACAAACAATTGTGTGATTCGAGATTTATGaataatttgatcaatttaggtTATACCTTGCAAACACGAAGAGAAGATGGAGGTCGTCGATAGGAGAGGAAGGTCAACGGTTGAGAAATTAAAATGTAGATGCCATGAGGGATGGTGGTGGCAGCGTCATCGTCGTAGTAGCTCTCTCGCGCATGAATGGCAACGGGAGTGGTTGTCGTTGGCCAGAGCCGAGGGTAGTGCGTGATGGACGTATTGGGCGTTGACGACGACGGCGGTGTCAAATCGATCGTCAATGGCAGGTGGAGGGCAAGGGAGCCGTGGGTGGTGACCGGTGAGCATATTAAGGGAGTGTGGCTATGTAAGTGTGTTAGGGTAAGCAAGTGCACATATACAAGTAGAGATAATAGTACATCTCATAATCATCTGAGCACATTACAATACAGatctaaaataaataaattaaaatgcaaaatTAAATTAAGTTCTAGTGCACACCACTCGAATTAAACAAGTGGTTGAAGCCCTTGGAGAATCCTTCAATGTAGTCTCAAACAACATATGATCATTTTTCGGAACATGACATCTGCTGGGTGGAGATAAGCATATAACAACCAACTCCTGCAAAAGTGATGCCTTACTCAGAAAAAATTTGAGTAAGTTAAACTCCCGTGTTATCCCAAAGTATTCTTTTATAACAATTTGTTTGAGACTAGACTTCAAACATTGGGGGATCGCTTCAGTTGCTTTTGTTTTCCAACCCTGATCTTCCAGATCAGCTACCACAGGATTTGAAGCGTCACTGAAGCTATTAACAAATAACCCCTGAAACAGACACAAAAATCACTTGATTATACTATAGCACGTATAGTGTTGGTTAGAATATTATGGAATGAAGTTAGCAAGATCGTCAACCAACATGCAACCAACATTCATTAGGTCATATATCTCAATTCTCAAACACTAAAATAAATCTAATTTTGAATCAACAATAATTAACTACTTTGTCTGTTCCAATCATTTGCTTacctttttattaaaatatttctcatagaatataaaaggtaaacaaatgattaagacaCGGTGTCGTGTCTGACACGTGTTGGAGTGTCGGACACAGCTATTTTGGGTGAATTTTCCTATTTTGTGGTCCTAAAATGATTAAGACACAGCAATACTACAGACAAATGAGCAGTGAAAATCTTGGGGGCATACACTAAAAACGACAATTTGGAGAGGATAATATGCGCCAATGTGAAGATAAAACAGCAGTCATATCCAGACAAGCATGTTCTAATACATCGACAATGCAGGGAGAAGTTACAATGCATGTACTAACCTCTGGGAAAATAAGTGTTTCTAAGCTCGGTGAACAAGTGAGAATGTCCAGCAGCAGTTTATCCCATCTCGCATGGATTAGATTCGGACCCAACTCTAAGGTTTTTAAATGAAATAATTATATTGCCTGACTTTCCAATGATTACAAACAATCATTATATACACAAGGTTCCTATGTTAGCCGAACTACTTTCCTAATACAAAGGAATCTAATTACTATAAATTAGCAACTAACCACTAGGAATTAGCTAACAAACATACACTAGATACTAGGCATACAACAAACAGAATATTTGACATATTCTAATACCCTCCCGTAGTCGAAGCGGGAGGAGCACGGACGCTGAGACTAGAACGGAAGTCATCGAACAGAGCTTTAGGTAGGCCTTTAGTGAAAATATCCGCATATTGGTAGCGTGACGGAACGTGAAGAACCTTAACCTGACCAAGAGCAACCTTTTCCCGGACAAAATGTATATCGATCTCGATATGTTTAGTACGTTGATGATTAACCGGGTTGCCAGATAAGTAAATAGCTGAGACATTGTCGCAATAAACAATTGTGGACTTACGAATAGGGCATTGAAGTTCAAGTAAGAGGTTACGAATCCAACATGATTCCGCAACCACATTAGCAACACCACGATACTCAGCCTCAGCACTAGAGCGCGAGACGGTTGCTTGTCGTTTAGATGACCACGATATCAAATTGTCACCCAAATAAACACAGTACCCGGAAGTGGAGCGACGTGAGTCCGGGCAGCCACTCCAGTCGGCGTCACTGTACGCAATAAGGGACGATGTGGGCGAAGCTAAAAGATGCAGGCCATAATGTGACGTACCTCGGAGATAGCGAATGATTCGTTTCAGAGCACCAAAGTGAGCTTCCCGAGGATCGTGCATATGTAAACATACTTGCTGCACCGCGTAGGAGATATCAGGTCGCGTAAATGTTAAATATTGCAGGGCACCAGCTAGGCTACGGAAAAGAGTAGGGTCCGCAACAGGTGGGCCTGCATCGGCACTCAATTTGGACTTGGTGTCCACAGGCGTTTGAGCTGCTTTGCACGTCGACATGTGAGCACGGGAAAGAATGGCTTCCACATATTTCTTTTGGTGGAGGAATAGGCCCTTTGCATGACGTATAGCTGCTACACCAAGAAAATAATTAAGCGGTCCAAGGTCCGTCATTGCGAATTCAGCCCGAAAGAGAGACATAATTCGATCCCGTAGAGAGCGACGAGACGTGGTTAAAATAATATCATCGACATAAAGAAGTAAATAGGCCACATCGGTACCATTATGATAAATAAATAGAGAATTATCGGTCTGACTGTGAGAAAAACCAATTGACGAGGCATAAGTAGCAAACCGTTGGTACCAAGCGCGGGGCGCTTGTTTGAGGCCATAAAGGGACTTCTTGAGTAGGCACACATGATCCGGTTTATTTTTATCACGGAAACCGGGTGGCTGGTACATGAAGACCGTTTCAGCAAGGTGTCCATGTAAAAAAGCATTCTTTACATCCAGCTGATGAATGGGCCATTGTTTGGACACGGCAAGGCTAAGGACGGTCCGAATAGTCGTGGGTTTAACCACGGGACTAAAAGTCTCATCACAATCAACTCCCACTTGTTGAGACCTGCCATTGACAACAAGCCGAGCTTTGTATCGCTCCAAATCACCATTAGCTTTGAATTTATGTTTAAACAACCAAATGCAACGAGTAATATTGACATTAGGAGGCCGAGGCACAAGTACCCAAGTCTCATTCTTAATGAGTGCGTCAAATTCGTCTTTCATAGCGAGTTTCCAATTTGGGTCATTAAGTGCAAGAAGAGGACTCTTGGGTATGGGTGACAATGTGCTAGTAGTACATAAATCAAATATGGGTTTTGGTTTGAATATTCCATGTTTAGCTCGGGTAGTCATTTGAGGTGAGGGAGGTGGGGGAGTAGAGGGTGGAGAGGTAGTAGTGGCCGAGGCAGTGGCCGGTCCAGGGGATGCCGTGGCTGGGCCAGGGGAGGCCGTAGCTGGGCCAGGGGAGGCCGTCGTGGGCCGGGAAGATGTGCGATTGGACCCGCCGAGGGTTGGTCCGTGAAGGTGTGGTGGGTGGGCTGTCCGGTTCATTCGGGTGGGGCATAGAGGTGGCGATTTGTTGGGACATATATGGCGATGGGTCATTATTAGCAAGGAAATGATAAGATGACAGAGGTAATTTTTTGTGTTGGGCAAAAGGGAATACCGATTCATCAAATGTCACATGCCGAGCGATAATGACCTTGTTGGTAGCCAAGTCTAAGCATTTGTAACCACGGTGATTGGACGGGTAGCCGAGAAACACGCACGGGGTGGCACGGGGTTCGAGTTTATGGATAGACGAAGGGGGTTTGTGTGGGAAGCAAAGGCACCAAGGTCCGTAAATGGGAGTATGTAGGCATACGGTGGTAAAGGCTAATGTAGGGGAGACATTGTGGTTGGCTTTGCTAGGTAAGATGTTGTGAATATATGTGGCCATGGCAAGGGCGTGATGCCACAAGGAGGGAGGCATATGGGCGTGAATAAGGAGGGTGCGCATGGTATTGTTAATGGTACGGATTTTGCGCTCCGCTTTCCCATTTTGAGGTGAGGTATGTGGGCATGAGAAACGAAAAAGCATTCCATGGGACTCAAAAAATTTATGGAAAGGGGAATTATCATATTCACGGCCATTGTCACATTGTAGAGTTTTAATAGAGGCGGAAAATTGTGTGTGAACCATGTTATAAAAGGTTGTAAAAATCTGATACACATGTGACTTGTGGGTGATCGGAAAAGTCCATAAGAAATTCGTGTAATCATCAAGAAACAACACGTAATAACGATGGTTACGGGTACTCAAAACAGGTGAGGTCCACAAATCCGTATGCAAAATGTCAAAAGGAGCAACAGTGGTAGATAAAGACGTAGAGAAAGGTAATTTGACATGTTTTCCTAATTGACAAGAAGGACAAATAGATAAATTGTTCATGGGACGACACGGCAAAATTTTATTAGTACATAAGGAATTAAAAATGCTAGAGCCGGGATGACCAAGACGGCCGTGCCAAGTCGTAGAGACGGAACAAATGTGAAGGCTTGCGGGTAAGGGGCAATGGGCTGGTTCGTGGCATGTAGAGGATAAAGATCCCCCGTGCTATTGCTTCTCATAATCGGCATCCCCGTCTTGAGATCCTTCACAGTGAAACCAAAAGGGTCAAACTCGACAGAGACATGATTATCGATAGTGAATTTTCGAACCGAGACCAAATTTTTAATGAGGTTAGGTACATGTAACACATTGTTTAACAGAAGAGGTGGGTTGGGGGAGTCAAGAGTCATTGCACCATAACCACTAATTGGAATTAACTCACCATTTCCGACTACTATATGACGCGAAATACTCAAAGGAGAATAAGACGAGAGTTTACCGTTATTGGATGTCATGTGCGACGACGCACCTGTGTCCATATAATAATTGTCATCCGGTTGTTGCAAATTTAGAGACTGCATCAATGCCGCGATATCAGTTGGCACAAACGCTCCAGGGGTCGAACTAGTCCCTGGTTGTGCAACGAAAGCCTGTCCACCGTGATTTGGGCGTGGTCCGAGGATCCCCTGTTGCGGCCTGCTAGAGGGAGTATTCCATCCAGCCGTTGGGTATGGGCACGGAGGAGCACCCCAACCTTGCTGCGGAGACGACGGCCACGCATTGAAAGGAACCCATGTCCAAGTGCCCTGCTGTTGAGAACTCCCACCGCGACTGTTACCGTTATTGCGACCGGAATTGTTCGAATTTCCACCGTTGTGCTTCCCACGATTCTGACCGCGATGATTAGAGCGTCCTCCCTTGCCCTTGTAATTATTAGAATTCGAATTATTTCCACCACCCTTAGAGTTAGCCGTGTTTGACTGGGTTTTGGAATCCGACTCCTTTGATGAGTGAGACGCAAGGAGAGCAGTATCAGCCGTGGCAGGGGCAGCCGTGATACGCTGATTATTTTCTTCAAGAGCGAGCATAGACCGTGCCTTATAGAAAGGGGGCAAGGGATCGGCCTGTTGAATGATGGTGGCGATGCCCTTGAACCCTTCCGAGACATGAGTGACGAGTTGTAGCACTAGACGGGTTTCGGAGACAGGAGAACCAACATTAGCAAGTTGGTCCGCAAGCATCTTCAAAGCTTGGCAGTACGACGATACATTCGGGTAATCGTCCATGTGAGTATTAGAGAATTGTTGTTCTAACATGACGGCCCGAGAGTGTTTATTGTCGTTGAAAATATCCTTCAGACGATCCCACGCGGCTTGGGCAGTGGAGCCGGGTTCGAGAATTGTATGAAGGAGGTCAACGGAGATGGTGCTATATATCCATTGCTTGACTATAGCATCGAGACGCTTCCAGGTTGCATCCTTGTCAATCACTGCGTCCTTAGGAGGGACAATATGGTCGAGCACATCAAACGCACTAGCCGTGTTGAGGAACAATTCAGCCCATGATGCGTAATGAACGTTCTCGGTTTCAAGCGTGATTTGAACAAAATTTTTGATGTTCGAGACAGAGTATGCAGGGTGAAAGGTAGATTTGGAGGTCTGAGGGATGTCGTTGACCATGGTGATGTGAggcagaaagaaaaaaaaaaagaagaagtcaGAGAGCGGAAGAGAGAAGATCGAGAGTAGGGATTGATACCATGAAATAATTATATTGCCTGACTTTCCAATGATTACAAACAATCATTATATACACAAGGTTCCTATGTTAGCCGAACTACTTTCCTAATACAAAGGAATCTAATTACTATAAATTAGCAACTAACCACTAGGAATTAGCTAACAAACATACACTAGATACTAGGCATACAACAAACAGAATATTTGACATATTCTAATATTAAATGATGAAACACGAGCATTTGATCTTTAAACTCACCTCCATACTACATGTTCTGCAATTAAAGGGTAACGAGTGATCAATTACTCTTACAAGTTTATAAAGGGAAACGACTATTGGCCCCGCTTTAAGTTACTACTCATACAAAAAATTGCCCACAGTATAGTGCCTTCctctaataaaaaataaaatgtcTCTAACAAAAAATTGGTAATGAGAATTAGGAAAAAATGGTAATGAGAATAATTGCCGATGTaaagatttatatatatatatatggggtTCAAAGTTAATTCACATCTAGACCACTGGTGGGTTTAGAAGGACTAGAAAAATTGGTAATGAGAATTAGGAAATTTACTAGGTTTAAATATGTGTACAAAAAATTGTAACTGCGACATCTATCAATACATACatatattagagagtccaactttttaagAATTCCTAACAAaagtagatttcgaaaaaaaattaataaaattatcctaataaaagtagatttttcttaatattttaataaaattatcccaatataagtaggtgatactcaaaatacacaatgtaactaatcaatcaatcaatcaatactatatattaaatccagaagccaagggacttcaatgtaattaaagaaagctatacaaattaattatattatatagttttaaatcaatagcaccgtgtgatggacccgattgagggatctcaatgcaaatattatatagtttgtgttaaaattaaattatatagaagcttggtaagtTTCCTAAACATTAgaaactaaaacatggtcaattttcttaaaataaaataattaattaagatggtcaattcaAGAAGACTAAAAAaaaaagatgcttggtaattttcctaaatatttataaaatactagaagatggtcaatttccttaaaataaaataattaattagtataaacatgcacacttatggtattaattattatcatcataaaattatatattaagtttaaaatttatgtaattttattaaactttaaaaTTTATTAGATGTATCgatattaattatttaacatacaaaaatataataagtaggttataattctcttaaaattgcatgcctaagtaatttcgtcagtaaagtaAAGAATTATAATAACATTGGagatagttatatgatagtaatcactcatttgaatagtaaaagtaacaatattatcaacgagattagtgaaagtggtagaagcAACAAccggagtagtgaaataatcaatattaatgcggcaatagtgaaagtaacaataattacggcgggagtagtgaaagtaacaatgattacgggcaagtactAAAATGTTATTACTGTTGTTTCACTaataagaataaaatattaatagcgggagtagtgaatttgtctcaaaatttatttcatcgtaattttaggatatgtcatagacaaatatattaatgataaatttatgggttatgcgactttaagtaattttatttaatgaaaaaaaaattaatggtaagtagaggtagcccgggcgaagccgggcaccaatactagtactatatattaaatccagaaaccaaaggacttcaatgtaattaaagaaatctatacaaattaattatactatatagttttaaatcgataacACCGTGTGATGGATCTCATAaagggacctcaatgtaaatattatata contains:
- the LOC141588739 gene encoding uncharacterized protein LOC141588739, producing the protein MVNDIPQTSKSTFHPAYSVSNIKNFVQITLETENVHYASWAELFLNTASAFDVLDHIVPPKDAVIDKDATWKRLDAIVKQWIYSTISVDLLHTILEPGSTAQAAWDRLKDIFNDNKHSRAVMLEQQFSNTHMDDYPNVSSYCQALKMLADQLANVGSPVSETRLVLQLVTHVSEGFKGIATIIQQADPLPPFYKARSMLALEENNQRITAAPATADTALLASHSSKESDSKTQSNTANSKGGGNNSNSNNYKGKGGRSNHRGQNRGKHNGGNSNNSGRNNGNSRGGSSQQQGTWTWVPFNAWPSSPQQGWGAPPCPYPTAGWNTPSSRPQQGILGPRPNHGGQAFVAQPGTSSTPGAFVPTDIAALMQSLNLQQPDDNYYMDTGASSHMTSNNGKLSSYSPLSISRHIVVGNGELIPISGYGAMTLDSPNPPLLLNNVLHVPNLIKNLVSVRKFTIDNHVSVEFDPFGFTVKDLKTGMPIMRSNSTGDLYPLHATNQPIAPYPQAFTFVPSLRLGTAVLVIPALAFLIPYVLIKFCRVVP